From one Mytilus trossulus isolate FHL-02 chromosome 10, PNRI_Mtr1.1.1.hap1, whole genome shotgun sequence genomic stretch:
- the LOC134688000 gene encoding lactadherin-like, whose translation MILCWVLVFLQQIWITTGSKGEVLQMNFPSITVAAQEKGNLTAESGLNGDIHINPGNGTGTVYFEGIDLLEIVKIVYSLPPIWINHSHVGFVGTYEGGKEVDIPLKVKEPSGGKIRFSLVAGDFPPGIHLESDRSRIYGIAPDVDAQYSFTIRATGSRGMFEDAVFKMETIELQHCQYEPCHNGAVCNETNVGKGYECVCADFYGGKDCSTDCRQSEVGVSLPSKIPDAQLSAYLSHEMSNATEARLDSEEKGWCGENANSWLQVDLGNRSKIAGVTMFGYNTQYLTESFQLSVSTDGQHFQFIKNGTSPIVFPGRSGRLYSSLQDVTTARFIRFHPYSYNAKYVPCMKVELYGCVL comes from the exons ATGATTTTGTGTTGGGTTCTCGTTTTTCTACAACAAATATGGATAACTACGGGATCAAAAGGAGA GGTATTGCAAATGAATTTTCCAAGTATAACAGTAGCTGCACAAGAAAAGGGAAATTTAACAGCTGAG TCCGGACTAAATGGAGATATCCACATCAATCCAGGAAATGGTACAGGGACTGTCTATTTTGAAGGAATCGATTTATTAGAGATAGTGAAG ATTGTGTACAGTCTACCGCCAATTTGGATAAACCATTCTCATGTAGGTTTTGTTGGAACGTATGAAGGCGGTAAAGAGGTCGATATACCGTTGAAAGTCAAG GAACCATCAGGAGGAAAAATAAGATTTAGCCTTGTCGCTGGAGATTTCCCTCCCGGAATACATCTTGAATCAGATCGAAGTAGGATATATGGTATAGCACCAGACGTTGATGCTCAGTATAGCTTTACTATACGTGCTACTGGATCTCGGGGGATGTTTGAAGATGCAGTTTTTAAAATGGAAACTATCG AGTTGCAGCATTGTCAATATGAACCTTGTCATAATGGTGCTGTATGTAACGAGACAAATGTCGGTAAAGGATACGAATGCGTGTGTGCCGATTTCTACGGAGGGAAAGATTGCAGTACAG ATTGTAGACAGAGTGAGGTAGGCGTTTCTCTTCCTTCAAAAATCCCAGATGCTCAACTGTCGGCATATCTTTCTCACGAAATGTCAAATGCTACTGAAGCTCGTCTTGACAGTGAAGAAAAGGGTTGGTGTGGAGAAAATGCGAATTCCTGGCTTCAGGTCGATCTAG gTAACCGTTCTAAGATAGCTGGTGTTACTATGTTCGGCTACAACACCCAGTATCTGACAGAATCCTTCCAATTATCGGTCAGCACGGACGGtcaacattttcaatttattaaaaatgggACCTCACCTATC gtTTTCCCCGGTCGATCTGGAAGACTGTATTCTAGCTTACAGGATGTTACTACTGCCAGATTTATTAGATTTCACCCGTATTCATACAATGCTAAATATGTTCCATGTATGAAAGTTGAACTATACGGatgtgttttgtaa
- the LOC134686331 gene encoding lactadherin-like, with amino-acid sequence MATTSVLILSSCFLTIYASFFDIQYPNVYITAEKGGNLTIQAGPQQGNIFMKPNGNGTVYIGHTDMLKLFEIVNSLPPTWKVNSAHGSLGVFAGGQSVNLLLEAIDPEGGKMRFEKVSGAFPPGVHLDKTTGRLTGNAPDVDATYEFGIRVTDAHGKYADQIFSIDTREKNQCNSNPCQYNGKCEDAIDDYKCNCTNPYGGSSCQFDCRSKAVGVDNGVKTIPDAQLSSHYASGDHPASDGRLNNPRGWSGTNTGSWLQVDIGHPTSVYGVATQGQSSSSYIKTFRVQYSVDGNTFTNVVNGTSAMEFTGSSSVNSVIKHAFLQPVTARYIRFIPRTYQTKPGMRVEVYGCEIVN; translated from the exons tttcttTGACATACAATATCCTAATGTGTACATTACAGCAGAAAAGGGAGGCAATCTTACAATACAG GCAGGACCTCAGCAAGGCAACATCTTTATGAAGCCAAATGGAAATGGCACTGTTTACATTGGACATACAGATATGCTTAAATTATTTGAG ATAGTTAACAGTTTACCACCGACATGGAAGGTTAACTCAGCACATGGCAGTCTTGGAGTGTTTGCCGGAGGACAGTCAGTCAACTTATTGTTAGAAGCAATT GATCCCGAAGGTGGCAAAATGAGATTTGAGAAAGTATCTGGAGCTTTCCCTCCAGGTGTACACCTTGACAAGACTACAGGTCGATTAACTGGAAATGCACCGGATGTAGATGCAACGTACGAGTTTGGCATTCGTGTTACTGACGCTCATGGCAAATATGCTGATCAGATCTTTTCAATCGACACAAGGG AGAAGAACCAGTGCAATAGTAATCCCTGTCAGTACAATGGAAAATGTGAAGATGCTATAGATGATTATAAGTGTAACTGTACAAATCCTTATGGTGGATCATCATGTCAGTTTG attGTAGAAGTAAAGCTGTCGGTGTAGATAACGGCGTTAAGACCATACCAGATGCTCAGCTGTCTTCCCATTACGCTTCAGGAGATCACCCTGCTTCTGATGGAAGACTAAACAACCCACGTGGCTGGTCTGGTACCAATACAGGCTCTTGGTTACAG GTTGACATAGGTCATCCTACATCTGTTTATGGAGTAGCAACCCAAGGTCAGTCATCGTCAAGCTACATCAAGACCTTCAGGGTACAGTACAGTGTTGATGGAAATACCTTTACCAATGTTGTCAATGGAACATCTGCAATG GAATTTACTGGCAGTAGCAGTGTGAACAGTGTAATAAAACATGCATTTCTTCAGCCGGTTACGGCCAGATATATCCGGTTCATACCAAGAACATATCAAACCAAACCAGGAATGCGAGTGGAAGTGTATGGATGTGAAATTGTCAATTAA
- the LOC134686329 gene encoding lactadherin-like: MLPEKMATTIFVLLLVFPSCVFGSFFQIDYPNVNISADPGGDLTFEAGTGGDVILKPGQGGTVYISGTDLRKFIEKVKSLPPVWTKQSVHGTLGTFLSGSVVSVSVQAVDPDGGNITYQLVSGHLPPGTNLNAKTGRITGRAPDVDATYTFTIRATDHHGKYADGSFSIDIRERDQCLSHPCQHGGSCKDGFNGFNCTCGQDYGGSLCETNCPTNDFGVTNSRKRIPDAQMSAHYTYTTQSAANGRLQSSSGWIGTGAGSWLQVDLGEIKKVYTVATQGFRSSSYYTLTYNVQYSADGNNFKYIEDSTAGHKTFAGSANYDTVVKHYLTQPVSARFVRFLPLTWHSGGNPGLRVEIYGC; this comes from the exons ATGCTTCCAGAAAAAATGGCTACAACAATATTTGTACTGCTTTTAGTTTTTCCTAGTTGTGTTTTCGGAAG TTTTTTCCAAATTGACTATCCAAATGTTAATATATCGGCTGATCCAGGAGGCGATTTAACATTTGAG GCGGGAACTGGAGGTGATGTAATATTAAAACCAGGACAAGGTGGAACAGTGTACATTTCTGGAACAGATTTAAGAAAATTTATAGAG AAAGTGAAAAGCTTGCCACCAGTTTGGACAAAGCAGTCCGTACATGGTACTCTTGGAACATTTCTCTCTGGATCGGTGGTTTCAGTCTCAGTTCAAGCTGTA GATCCAGATGGTGGAAACATCACGTATCAATTAGTATCTGGTCACTTACCACCAGGAACAAATCTTAATGCGAAAACTGGTCGCATAACTGGTCGGGCACCAGATGTCGATGCGACGTACACATTTACCATCCGGGCAACTGATCACCATGGGAAGTATGCAGATGGTAGTTTTTCAATTGATATTCGAG aacgcGACCAATGCTTAAGTCATCCCTGTCAACATGGAGGTTCCTGCAAAGACGGGTTTAATGGTTTTAACTGCACATGTGGCCAAGACTATGGTGGATCATTATGCGAAACAA ATTGTCCGACTAACGACTTCGGTGTCACAAATAGCAGAAAGAGAATTCCAGATGCGCAGATGTCCGCCCATTACACGTATACGACACAAAGTGCAGCTAATGGAAGATTGCAGAGCAGTTCCGGGTGGATAGGGACTGGTGCTGGATCATGGCTACAG gttGATCTTGGTGAAATAAAGAAAGTATACACAGTAGCTACTCAGGGTTTCAGATCATCTTCATACTACACCTTGACTTATAATGTTCAGTACAGCGCGGACGGAAACAATTTCAAGTATATCGAAGATTCGACAGCAGGTCATAAG actTTTGCTGGCAGTGCTAACTACGATACAGTTGTAAAGCATTATCTAACACAACCAGTAAGTGCCAGATTTGTAAGGTTTTTACCATTAACATGGCACAGTGGGGGAAATCCTGGACTCAGAGTGGAGATTTATGGATGCTAA
- the LOC134687999 gene encoding lactadherin-like, with protein sequence MKILYAFLIFFAKTAADDGVLDINVPHLTVKAQNAGNITLQSGLARDLYLEPGPGGKVIFDGEDILEIIKMAKTLPPVWLPHAHTGFFGTFEGGQRIHVKLEARDPENGPLEYQLVAGELPTGVIIDQTGGYINGVVPDIERFYTFTIRAINNQTKYADSVFKMEVISHDNCKSSPCQHHGTCIDNSNNSYTCVCSEPYSGHSCEIDCRSNAFGVRYKNKIPDAQMSAYLSQSTKLASDGRYSGSSYWCGTNDNSWLQVDLGEPKTVYKTLYQYINSNFYTNGYTLSVSLDGVHFNNINDTSGLRTFSGGQSTYTNDLPSPTLARFVRYHPKGYKSGYYPCMRVELYGC encoded by the exons atgaAGATATTGTATGCTTTTCTGATATTCTTTGCAAAAACAGCAGCTGATGATGG ggTGTTAGATATCAATGTTCCTCATTTGACAGTAAAAGCACAAAATGCAGGAAACATTACGCTCCAg TCTGGTCTTGCAAGAGATTTATATCTGGAACCTGGACCAGGCGGAAAAGTTATATTTGATGGAGAAGACATTTTGGAGATCATTAAG ATGGCAAAAACACTACCTCCAGTGTGGTTACCTCATGCGCATACCGGATTCTTTGGGACATTTGAGGGAGGACAACGAATCCATGTTAAATTAGAGGCAAGA GATCCAGAAAATGGACCGTTAGAATACCAATTGGTTGCTGGGGAATTGCCAACTGGTGTTATTATTGATCAGACGGGTGGCTATATAAATGGGGTAGTTCCAGATATTGAACGCTTTTACACATTTACCATTAGAGCCATcaacaatcaaacaaaatatgcTGACTCTGTGTTCAAAATGGAAGTTATTT CGCATGACAACTGTAAGTCAAGTCCATGTCAGCACCATGGTACATGTATAGACAATAGCAACAATAGTTACACATGTGTTTGTTCCGAACCTTACAGTGGACATAGCTGTGAAATAG ATTGCAGAAGTAATGCCTTTGGTGTacgatataaaaataaaatacctgATGCTCAAATGTCAGCTTACTTGTCACAGTCGACTAAACTCGCATCTGATGGACGTTATTCAGGGAGTAGTTATTGGTGTGGAACAAATGACAATTCATGGTTACAGGTTGACTTGG GAGAACCAAAGACAGTGTACAAAACACTTTATCAGTACATAAACAGCAACTTTTATACAAATGGCTATACCTTGTCTGTCAGCTTAGATGGAGTGCACTTCAACAACATCAATGACACAAGTGGTCTTCGT acATTCAGTGGCGGACAAAGCACGTACACAAATGATTTACCCAGTCCGACACTTGCAAGATTTGTACGATATCATCCTAAGGGATACAAAAGTGGATACTATCCCTGTATGAGAGTTGAACTTTATGGATGCTAA